The genomic region ATGTGACTTGCACTGCTTGTTGCAGGAACGCGCTCTGTTGATGTGCTAGGGCTGGCGCAACCTGCCAGCCAACTCACTATCAAGCAGACCCCTAACGTGAGGGTTAGTCGTGATCGGTTTGGGTGCCAAGCAAGGTATCTTTTTCCTGCCAGAGTGAGTTGATCCATGCGTGGAAGCGTTCCTTGTGCTGCGGTTCTTGGTAATAGTTGGCATTAAGCATCCATTCGGGAACAGCCAGCTGCCTTGCTTCAAGGGTAATGGGAGCCTCTTTACCACATAGAAATCCCCAAAACGTGGGTGACGGGTTCTGATAGCTGATGGTTACGTCAAGAATACCATCCAATTGGTCGCCTAGCAGGCTAATTACCTGGGCAATGCCACCGGCCTTCGGCCTTAATAAATGCTGGAAAGGACTTTGTTGCGCTTCCCTTTTCGCCACGGTGAAACGCGTCCCTTCGACAAAATTCAAAATTGTAATAGGTGCGTTACGCGCCTGCCGGCAAATGCGCTCGGTTGATTCACGGTCAATGGTGGCAAGCTTAGGGTTTTTGGCAATCTGTTCACGGCTAAAGCGACGCATAAATGGAAATTCCAGTGCCCAAAATGCGAGCCCTACAATTGGTATCCATATAAGTTGATGTTTTAAGAAAAAGCGTGGCAGCGGAATCCGTCGGTGCAGCGCCATGAACAGAATGAAAATATCGGTCCAGCTTCGGTGATTTGAAACGACTAGCCACCACTGTTCTGTGCTTAGGGTGTTCGGTATATGTAGGGTTAGGTTGGGCTTTAACCAACGCCGCATCCACCAAAGATTAAGGCCTATCCAATTTTGCGCTACAGCGCAAAGGTGGTTCAGCAGCCACTCTTTGCGGTGACGACCAGGTGCTATGACTTTAGCAAGTGTGAGTAGAATGAGGGGAACTCCCCAAAAAAGCGTGCTGATGACCAGCAATAAAACGCTGACTATTCCTTTCAAAATAGGCATACCGCATATCCTCGATACAAATTCTTGTTCAGCGTTCTGTCTGTGAGTACGCCTTTAGCCTGAATGCTAAAGGATCAAAGCCATACTGCCCAGCTTAGCTGCTCACTATTGTACGGGTAAGGTGTTTTATGGGGTTTACTCATACCATGCGTGTTCATAGCGCTGCAGCCAGGGAGGGGGCTTTAACGCTCTCAAGTAGTACTTTGCGTAAGGCGTAAGCGGCGGCGGATAGTTCCTGTTGAGTAAGTATCCCTACGCGGCAGGCAATGCTTGGGCTATTGAGGGGAACGCAGCAAGCACCTAACGCCTGCATTTGCTCAATGCACATAGAGGGTACGGCGCTCACGCCTAATCCTTCAGCGACCATTTTACCCACGGTGGAGAGCTGATGACTTTCAAAGGCGACAGGCAAATCAATGTGGCGCTTTCCCAGTTCTTGCTCTAGCAGGCGGCGTACCATCGACGGGCGCTGAAGCGTGATGAAGTCGTCCTGCAACAGCGTATCCCATGAAAGGCTGCTAGCCTGTAAAGGGGAGTGCGGCGGCACGACTGCGACAAACTCATCCTCAAATAGCGGCGTAAATGTCAGGCTATTGGCACCCTCTGGTGAGAACGCGATACCTATTTCGACTTGGCGGGAGCGCACCATGTCGATAACTTCTTCGTTGATGACATCGTGAACGGTAACGTTGATTTTTGGGTATTGCTGGCGAAACTTGACCAGAGCGCCGGGCAGCAGGTTGCAGGCAAACGATGGCATGGCGGCGACACTCAAACGCCCTAGCTGAAGCGTGAAGCGCTGGCGCAAGCGCTCTTCGGTATTGTCCCATTGCGCGAGCAGGTGCTTTGCAAGGGGAAGCAAAGTCTCTCCTTCGGGGGTCAGTCTTACGCTTCGGGTGCTGCGGATCAACAGCTTACCGCCAAGTGAATCTTCTAAGCCTTTGATAGCAAGGCTTAACGCGGGCTGGGAAAGGTGTAGGTGCTCGCAGGCATGAGTAAAGCTCAAGGTTTGGGCGACAGTAAGAAACGCGCGCAGCTGTTTGACGGTCATAAGGGCTCTTTTATAAATTATTCAAATAAATTGATAAGAAAAACAAACTTAACAAATATATCATCTAGTACAACACTGGCACTATCGCGTAAGCAGCATCCATAGAGTCTGCTTGATGTACCACCGACAATAATGAGAGGCATAACCATGGCAGGATTCGATAAGCGCGTGGCTTCCTACGAGGAGGCAATGGAAGGCATTCAGGATGGAATGACCGTAATTGCAGGCGGTTTTGGCCTGTGCGGTATTCCTGAGAACCTGATTGCTGAAATTAAACGCCGAGGTGTCAAAGACCTCTCCGTTGTGTCCAATAACTGTGGAGTGGATGGCTTTGGATTGGGGCTGCTGCTTGAGGATCGCCAGATAAGTAAGATTTTTGCCTCTTATGTTGGCGAAAACGCGATGTTTGAACAGCAGATGCTCAACGATGAAATTGACGTAGTGCTAACACCTCAAGGCACTCTGGCAGAAAAAATGCGCGCAGGCGGCGCGGGAATCCCCGCTTTTTACACCGCAACGGGCTACGGCACGCCGATTGGTGAAGGCAAAGAGGTGCGCGAGTTTAACGGTCGTCACTACATTTTAGAAGAAGCTATCGTTGGGGATTTCGCTATTGTAAAAGGTTGGAAAGCGGATCGTTATGGCAATGTCATGTATCGCCATACGGCGCAAAACTTTAATCCAATGGCAGCCACCGCAGGAAAAATCACCGTAGTGGAAGTTGAGGAAATTGTTGAGCCAGGCGAGTTGGAGCCAAGCCAAATCCACACACCCGGTATTTATGTGGATCGCATCATTCAAGGTTCTTTCGAGAAGCGTATTGAGAAGCGAACCGTGCGCAGTTAATCGCGTGCTGCTTTTTTAATTGCGTGCGATCCCGGTTAAGGGGCATGCAATGTTTACGCAATGACTCAATTCGATAATTCTCACATTATTCACTACGAGGTAAGCACCATGGCTTTAACACGTGAACAGATGGCTCAGCGCGTTGCTCGCGAACTTGAAGATGGTTTCTACGTCAACCTAGGTATAGGTATCCCTACGCTAGTTGCCAACTATGTACCTGACGGTATTGATGTCATGCTGCAGTCAGAGAATGGCTTGCTCGGCATGGGGCGCTTTCCGACGGAGGAAGAGGTCGACCCGGATATGATTAATGCCGGTAAGCAAACGGTTACTGCAAGACCCGGCGCAGCGATTTTTTCGTCGGCAGAATCGTTTGCCATGATTCGCGGTGGTCATGTGGATCTAACCGTACTAGGGGCTTTTGAGGTCGATCAGGAAGGCAATATTGCCTCGTGGATGGTGCCTGGCAAATTGATAAAAGGTATGGGAGGCGCCATGGACTTGGTGGCAGGCGCTGAAAATATAATCTGTACCATGACGCATGCGTCCAAACACGGTGAATCAAAACTCCTTGAGAAGTGCACACTGCCGTTAACCGGCGCGGGTTGTATTAATCGCGTTCTTACCGATCTCGCTTATCTTGAGATTAAAGATGGCGCCTTTATCTTGAAAGAGCGTGCACCGGGTGTGAGCGTTGAAGAGATCATAGAGAAAACCGCCGGAAAGCTAATTGTTCCCGATAACGTACCAGAAATGACCTTTGACGAGTAACGTTGCGTTTGTTGGCTGATGAGAAGGCGTGGGCTATGTTGCGTGCTCACGCCATTTCGCAGCGAGTATGGAAAGGCAGTAATATCTCCGCCACTCGCTCATGGTCATCATCCAGATGCTTTTGTATTAAGGCGAGGCCGCCAAGGCAAAGCCTATGCTCATCACCGTCTCCAAAGGCTATTTTCTGAGGCATCGCGGGATAAAAGCGGTGGAGCAACATCGAAGAGACAGGAAATACGCCATTTTGCTGACTGTCGATACTGGGCATACCCGCCGTGGCTAGCTGTGCATCAAGTATTTCAAGCGGATTGCCGAGGGTAGTGCAATCATAACCTGCATGATGCAGGCGCGGACCCATGACAGCTAGCCATGCCGCAAGTGGATGAGCAGCTTGAAGTTGCTGGTACAGTGCCCATGAGGGCATTGGCCAGGGGCGGCCGCGACAAAGCAAATTATGGCCTTTGCAATCTTCAGGATGGCTTTGAGCTACAAGAAGCGTGAGTGCCTCTCTCGGCGCTTTAGCAAGGGTGCCCAACTGTAGCTCTGCCAATATTAGCCAGCTACCGCTGTCGTTAGGAGCGAGCAGGTGGATGAGCATCCCTTTATCTGCCATGGCGTAATGCCCAACAGAGCGGTAACCCATATGTGCCAGCTTCGCCCCCAGTGCATTTGCGGAAAAGGGGCCGTGATTGAGGGTAACTAGGGTTAAGTATTCCGCTGGAACCGTTAATGGCCACAGCCGCAGAGCCCCTAAGTCGGGGTGGGTGTGGATGTAGTCAAGCCACAGCTGCTGAACAAACTCCTCTCGCTGCATGGGGTAACCTCGCCGCCTATCGCTGGCCCGTGTGGGGTGAGCTTTTTCAAGCGTTCAGTATAGGCAAGCAAGGATAGAGAGCGTTCAACGGCTGTTAACGGCATTTTTAACGCCGGGGCTGAGAAGCCAAAAGCTAAGAATTCAAAAGCTAGGAATTCAAGAACTAAGAATTCAACAATTAAGAAGCCAAAAGCTGTTTATTACGCACGAAGTGATCAAAT from Halomonas sp. 7T harbors:
- a CDS encoding acyltransferase, which gives rise to MPILKGIVSVLLLVISTLFWGVPLILLTLAKVIAPGRHRKEWLLNHLCAVAQNWIGLNLWWMRRWLKPNLTLHIPNTLSTEQWWLVVSNHRSWTDIFILFMALHRRIPLPRFFLKHQLIWIPIVGLAFWALEFPFMRRFSREQIAKNPKLATIDRESTERICRQARNAPITILNFVEGTRFTVAKREAQQSPFQHLLRPKAGGIAQVISLLGDQLDGILDVTISYQNPSPTFWGFLCGKEAPITLEARQLAVPEWMLNANYYQEPQHKERFHAWINSLWQEKDTLLGTQTDHD
- a CDS encoding LysR family transcriptional regulator — encoded protein: MTVKQLRAFLTVAQTLSFTHACEHLHLSQPALSLAIKGLEDSLGGKLLIRSTRSVRLTPEGETLLPLAKHLLAQWDNTEERLRQRFTLQLGRLSVAAMPSFACNLLPGALVKFRQQYPKINVTVHDVINEEVIDMVRSRQVEIGIAFSPEGANSLTFTPLFEDEFVAVVPPHSPLQASSLSWDTLLQDDFITLQRPSMVRRLLEQELGKRHIDLPVAFESHQLSTVGKMVAEGLGVSAVPSMCIEQMQALGACCVPLNSPSIACRVGILTQQELSAAAYALRKVLLESVKAPSLAAAL
- a CDS encoding CoA transferase subunit A, yielding MAGFDKRVASYEEAMEGIQDGMTVIAGGFGLCGIPENLIAEIKRRGVKDLSVVSNNCGVDGFGLGLLLEDRQISKIFASYVGENAMFEQQMLNDEIDVVLTPQGTLAEKMRAGGAGIPAFYTATGYGTPIGEGKEVREFNGRHYILEEAIVGDFAIVKGWKADRYGNVMYRHTAQNFNPMAATAGKITVVEVEEIVEPGELEPSQIHTPGIYVDRIIQGSFEKRIEKRTVRS
- a CDS encoding CoA transferase subunit B — encoded protein: MALTREQMAQRVARELEDGFYVNLGIGIPTLVANYVPDGIDVMLQSENGLLGMGRFPTEEEVDPDMINAGKQTVTARPGAAIFSSAESFAMIRGGHVDLTVLGAFEVDQEGNIASWMVPGKLIKGMGGAMDLVAGAENIICTMTHASKHGESKLLEKCTLPLTGAGCINRVLTDLAYLEIKDGAFILKERAPGVSVEEIIEKTAGKLIVPDNVPEMTFDE
- a CDS encoding DUF1338 domain-containing protein — its product is MQREEFVQQLWLDYIHTHPDLGALRLWPLTVPAEYLTLVTLNHGPFSANALGAKLAHMGYRSVGHYAMADKGMLIHLLAPNDSGSWLILAELQLGTLAKAPREALTLLVAQSHPEDCKGHNLLCRGRPWPMPSWALYQQLQAAHPLAAWLAVMGPRLHHAGYDCTTLGNPLEILDAQLATAGMPSIDSQQNGVFPVSSMLLHRFYPAMPQKIAFGDGDEHRLCLGGLALIQKHLDDDHERVAEILLPFHTRCEMA